In a single window of the Drosophila miranda strain MSH22 chromosome XL, D.miranda_PacBio2.1, whole genome shotgun sequence genome:
- the LOC108160452 gene encoding zinc finger protein 236, protein MNRNIRKGAGRGAVQEAVELGRRSRRTGSLRPRPPPSPTPTSTPSQTHTLITEQPAAPSPPPPTLIAGGLGDNTMASSATNAASIIRTNTNSSITALPSLFSSASAAAAAAAAATSKDMDGLIAINDSALSQQIEFILQDAPMEQDDDHQQHHHHHRHHHHHHHQQQQQHQHHQPSQQQQQTQQHHHQPQQQQPHLQPHHQLVVGAGSGTAAKLENNHPPTTTTAAATATATNSASVSTYTTTSNSSNNNNHLEEHHHLMIQQQQQHLLNGRRVIIQSTGNSSMATVLAASDIKEEELDEEEEDPELNDENLQDIEEEAQAAEADEEPETTAQQHPHLQTRVKIEVEDDDMPEDDDDEEEDEDENMSVAHLQRQQQAQAQAQARAQAQAQVQAQLEYQLQTTQAGGAGAQQLVQLPAGGLMSASSTRTMTVPVTEAALVQLQRRPVYISNAVGGLSAGTTYVRMPGAAVISRSPMTVLNVVQQAAALPATQLILQAQSPTPQQQQPPPEQQQQQQQQQQQQMAINQQQQQAQLQSQQPQPHQQPQSQQQPQQPQQPQQPQQQPQLSSHPVKHQQPSPASSSSPCSSSGSSGASSTGATASSSSSYQCMECVEKFESKELFDIHRSGHANNMKCAICNMVLKSLKNYEKHCLRCKPYECQICGRVVRFRPNFIKHMRVHTGQQSERHKYKCEVCHKEFMSFEYFKVHKKIHNENVNLTCEICGKVFSALASLRGHSKLHSGVKLHKCDVCGKGFGQRYNLKIHARTHTGDFPFECKICKKKLHTQSSLQTHMQVHLRDQPTAVATQQAKASSASASANANASASASSQNGGSITNNTNTTTTSTTQTHTGSSGSNSSNSNSATTGTATTIVKLEPPSDLDMASTSNNNQLQQQHHSHHHHNHHQQQQQQQQQQQQQQQQMELDDHSGLSGDEDVNSSSHIVNSTTNRLTTGEDSSNESSNASLHNQPHSSSSAASISSSHSPSMLQQQQQQVPPTASSQYLMSTSSRTIVIKNYMQQQQQQQQQHAGAGQGQHHQQNGPDQGAVLHTQVIQSGAGTSSSGSSSSNGSGNAIVSNGTQQLIRKTPIIHHSTSGSGSGTLSSALASVVQQQHTGGAGVGSPAQSPQSSSSTSGSSTTVLVSKATGVPLSIASSAAAAAALAGSTIIRSTRSHHHIQHQQQQHSNSQSQSQSQQQQQRGSGAGTQQRNNHRNHHRRRHLADMDDDDDDDEDEDAATAAAQLQLQRHGQQSSMSASPHHHQHQQHHHSHHQQHQQQQQQLHHHHHHHHHHNHHFDDDDDDEKSSPSLATAAIKVEPNLYSSGSGDNSNDMFIKEEVMFEDSAAPHSPQSPPSSKFRISNFDGDLVDHHVDLNHSLPPYGNLFEPHSIPDSIPVQLYPDDDDDFRLDHSSLGGLHNTSSSTTDGDFIKKEWVYGTGTSSYAMNGKFDDDSDALCDAANFIYN, encoded by the exons ATGAATAGGAATATAAGAAAAGGTGCAGGAAGAGGTGCAGTGCAAGAAGCAGTGGAGCTAGGAAGAAGAAGCAGGAGAACCGGCAGTTTGCGCCCCCGCCCTCCACCctcacccacacccacatcAACACCCTCTCAAACACACACTCTTATCACCGAACAACCAGCAGCTCCATCTCCACCTCCACCCACTCTCATAGCAGGAGGACTGGGGGATAATACCATGGCAAGCAGTGCAACAAATGCAGCAAGCATCATACGCACAAACACCAACAGCAGTATCACTGCTCTGCCATCACTATTCTCCTCTGCCTCCGCCgcagccgctgccgctgcagcagcCACCTCAAAGGACATGGACGGACTGATTGCCATAAATGATAGCGCATTATCGCAACAAATCGAATTTATACTACAAGATGCTCCCATGGAGCAGGATGATGACCATcaacagcaccaccaccaccaccggcaccaccatcaccaccaccatcagcagcagcagcagcatcagcaccacCAGccgtcgcagcagcagcagcagacgcagcagcaccaccaccagccgcagcagcaacagccgcaTCTGCAACCACATCATCAGCTGGTAGTAGGAGCTGGAAGTGGAACAGCGGCGAAGCTCGAGAATAACCACCCaccgacaacaacaaccgcTGCAGCAACCGCAACGGCGACCAACAGCGCTTCCGTTTCCACCTacaccaccaccagcaacagcagcaacaacaacaatcaccTGGAGGAGCATCACCACCTGATGatccaacagcagcaacagcatctgCTAAATGGCCGGCGCGTTATCATCCAGTCGACCGGTAACAGCAGCATGGCAACAGTACTGGCCGCCAGCGACATcaaggaggaggagctggacGAGGAGGAAGAGGATCCCGAGCTGAACGATGAGAATCTTCAGGATATCGAGGAGGAGGCCCAGGCGGCCGAAGCCGACGAGGAACCAGAGACGACCGCGCAGCAGCATCCGCACCTTCAGACTCGCGTCAAGATCGAGGTGGAGGACGACGATATGCCCGaagacgatgacgatgaggaggaggacgaaGATGAGAACATGTCGGTAGCCCATCtccagcggcagcaacaggcCCAGGCTCAAGCCCAAGCACGAGCCCAAGCTCAGGCCCAGGTCCAGGCCCAATTGGAATATCAACTGCAAACGACGCAAGCGGGCGGGGCAGGCGCCCAGCAGTTGGTGCAGCTGCCCGCCGGGGGTCTAATGAGCGCCTCGAGTACCCGCACTATGACTGTGCCCGTCACTGAGGCGGCACTCGTCCAGCTGCAGCGCCGTCCCGTGTATATCAGCAATGCTGTCGGCGGTCTGTCCGCCGGCACCACCTATGTACGAATGCCAGGAGCGGCCGTGATCAGCCGGAGTCCGATGACGGTGCTGAATGTGGTGCAACAGGCGGCGGCCCTACCCGCCACCCAATTGATCCTGCAGGCCCAGAGCCCAACGCCTCAACAACAGCAGCCCCCACccgaacagcagcagcagcaacaacagcagcagcagcagcagatggcCATaaaccaacagcagcagcaggcacaaTTGCAAtcacagcagccgcagccgcaccagcagccgcagtcgcaacagcagccgcagcagcctcagcagcctcagcagccgcagcagcagccacagctaTCATCCCATCCCGTGAAGCATCAACAACCATCGCCAGCATCCAGCTCTTCCCCATGCAGCAGTAGCGGTAGCAGTGGGGCCAGCAGCACGGGGGCCACCGCCAGCTCATCGAGCAGCTACCAGTGCATGGAGTGTGTGGAGAAGTTCGAGTCGAAGGAGCTGTTCGACATCCATCGCAGCGGGCACGCCAACAACATGAAGTGCGCCATCTGCAACATGGTACTGAAGTCGCTCAAGAACTACGAGAAGCATTGCCTGCGATGCAAGCCGTACGAATGCCAGATCTGCGGCCGGGTGGTACGCTTCCGGCCGAACTTCATCAAGCATATGCGGGTGCACACGGGCCAGCAGTCGGAGCGGCACAAGTACAAGTGCGAGGTGTGCCACAAGGAGTTCATGAGCTTCGAGTACTTCAAGGTGCACAAGAAGATCCACAACGAGAACGTGAACCTCACCTGCGAGATCTGTGGCAAGGTGTTCAGTGCCCTGGCCTCGCTGCGCGGCCACTCGAAGCTCCACTCGGGGGTCAAGCTGCACAA GTGCGATGTCTGCGGCAAGGGCTTTGGCCAGCGCTACAACCTGAAGATCCATGCCCGCACCCACACGGGCGACTTTCCCTTTGAGTGCAAAATATGCAAGAAGAAGCTCCACACACAATCCTCGCTGCAAACGCACATGCAGGTCCATCTCAGGGACCAGCCGACGGCAGTAGCCACGCAGCAGGCAAAGGCcagcagtgccagtgccagtgccaatgccaatgccagtgccagtgccagcaGCCAGAACGGGGGGAGCATCACCAATAATACCAATACCACCACAACTAGCACCACCCAAACCCACaccggcagcagcggcagcaactcgagcaacagcaacagtgcGACAACCGGTACGGCCACAACGATTGTCAAACTGGAGCCGCCAAGCGATCTGGATATggccagcaccagcaacaacaatcagctgcaacagcagcaccactctcaccaccaccacaaccaccaccaacaacaacagcagcagcagcagcagcagcaacagcaacaacagcaaatgGAATTGGACGACCATTCTGGCCTCAGTGGGGACGAGGATGTGAACTCTTCCTCGCATATTGTCAACTCAACCACCAATCGCTTGACCACCGGTGAGGATTCATCCAATGAGTCCTCGAATGCCTCGCTACACAATCAGCCGCACTCCTCCTCATCCGCAGCCAGCATCAGCTCCTCGCATTCACCATCtatgctgcagcagcagcagcagcaggtgccGCCTACAGCATCGTCGCAGTATCTAATGTCCACGTCCTCACGGACGATTGTCATCAAGAACtacatgcagcagcagcagcagcagcaacagcaacatgcAGGCgcggggcaggggcagcatCATCAACAGAACGGACCCGATCAGGGGGCTGTACTCCATACGCAGGTCATCCAGAGCGGTGcaggcaccagcagcagcggcagcagcagcagcaatggcAGCGGGAACGCCATCGTTAGCAATGGTACACAGCAATTGATACGCAAGACGCCCATCATTCATCACTCAacgagtggcagtggcagcggcacgCTGAGCTCCGCTTTGGCCAGTGTGGTGCAGCAACAGCATACAGGAGGTGCAGGAG TTGGTTCGCCCGCTCAATCGCCACAGTCATCGTCGTCAACGTCTGGCTCCTCCACCACTGTGCTGGTGTCCAAGGCCACGGGTGTACCCCTATCGATAGCATCctcggcagcggcggcggccgCCCTGGCCGGTTCCACTATCATACGGAGCACACGCAGTCATCATCATAtacagcatcagcagcaacagcatagcaacagccagagccagagtcagagtcaacagcagcagcagcgtggGTCAGGAGCTGGAACGCAGCAGCGCAATAACCACCGAAACCACCACCGACGTCGTCATCTCGCAGACAtggatgatgacgacgatgacgatgaggacgaagatgcagccacagcagccgcTCAATTGCAGTTGCAGCGCCATGGTCAACAGTCGTCGATGTCCGCCagcccccaccaccaccagcatcagcagcaccaTCATTCACATCAtcaacagcatcagcagcaacagcagcagctccatcatcatcatcatcatcatcatcatcacaaTCATCATTtcgatgatgacgatgacgatgagaaATCATCACCGTCCCTGGCAACGGCGGCCATCAAGGTGGAACCGAATCTCTACTCCTCCGGCTCCGGCGACAACTCCAACGATATGTTCATCAAGGAGGAGGTGATGTTCGAGGACTCGGCCGCCCCACATTCACCACAATCGCCGCCCAGCTCAAAGTTTCGCATATCGAACTTTGATGGCGATCTGGTCGATCATCATGTCGATTTGAATCACTCGCTACCGCCGTATGGGAACCTGTTTGAGCCGCATTCGATACCCGATAGCATACCCGTGCAACTCTATccggatgatgatgatgactttCGGCTGGACCATAGCTCGTTGGGTGGACTGCATAATACATCGTCATCGACCACAGATGGGGACTTTATCAAAAAGGAATGGGTCTATGGCACCGGCACCAGTTCCTATGCCATGAATGGTAAATTCGACGATGACAGCGATGCCCTATGCGATGCTGCAAATTTCATATACAATTGA
- the LOC108160327 gene encoding transcriptional regulator ovo isoform X3: MYKFGCLRPAELLQRLSCTTTNHTTTSSSIATTTTTTTNTPSPTPTPTPTPPALPTKDCVENSPIKTAITTTTTASSSIPKQPTPQSTAAERISSSSSSEVDVEDPDRKAQKENEQNARASLAAEEVEEEEEEDGDVDVDVGIEVPRPRFYNTGIVLTQAQRKEYPKEHQQQPNLVRTTKEKEPHSDVDSDTDSDDGCKLIVDEKPVLPVDKPLSLRMRSTPPPAEERPSPPPPREPTPAVRCSVIQRAPQTTSAAVATAGHAVSPHHHHYQNQHPDHQTPQRSVLLPLSALDLDQLGPEQQEPIDYHVPKRRSPSYDSDEELNARRLERARQVREARRRNTILAARVLLAQSQRLNPRLVRSLPGILAAAAGHGRSSSSSGAAGQGFQSSGFGSGSSSTGSGSGQNASGGAGSPGGGFGGALGGSGAGGGGMGGGRDGRGNYGPNSPPTGALPPFYESLKSGQQSTASNNTGASQTSAGNGAGSHAAFNGNPNFLSIQNAAAAAYIMSAGAGVGGGGGGVGGGGGYINCGSNGGGGGGGNGNANGNGGGGTVGGGGAASSGGIDGNNLLNFASGLASNPNYNESNSKFHNPNSTMGHPFYGGNPSAYGIILKDEPDIEYDEAKIDIGTFAQNIIQATMGSSGQFNASAYEDAIMSDLASSQCPNGTVDPLQFTATLMLSSQTDHLLEQLSDAVDLSSFLQRSCVDDEGSTSPRQDFELGSTPSLTPDSVSVTPVEHHHHHHHSSHQTASTSQLDALHENLLTQLTHNITRNGVNSQQQQQQQQQQHVQQQQHLQQQQQQQHVQQQHVQQHVQHVQQPPPSYQHATRGLQMMQQQQQQSQHGSYQQQSALMSQQQQQQQLLSQQQQQSHHQQQQQHAAAYQQHNLYAAQQQQQHHQQQQQQQQHQHHSHHQFHQQQQQSHHSHHSHHHDNSNMSLPSPTAAAAAAAAAAAAAAAAAVHLARPMSSSSSSGTNSSSSNSSMDANAAAAAAAALLDTKPLIQSLGLPPDLQLEFVNGGHGIKNPLAVENAHGGHHRIRNIDCIDDLSKHGHHSQQQQQQQQSSPQQQQTLQQQQQQQQQSLQQQHQQQLQHHSSASSNASSHGSADALCMGGSGSASQAGDDSVVNGKFVCRVCMKTFSLQRLLNRHMKCHSDIKRYLCTFCGKGFNDTFDLKRHTRTHTGVRPYKCNLCEKSFTQRCSLESHCQKVHSVQHQYAYKERRAKMYVCEECGHTTCEPEVHYLHLKDLHPFSPALLKFYDKRHFKFTNSQFANNLLGQLPMPVHN; this comes from the exons ATGT ACAAATTTGGTTGCCTGAGGCCGGCAGAATTGTTGCAGCGCCTTAGCTGCACCACCACCAAccacaccaccaccagcagtaGCATagccacaaccacaaccacaaccacaaacACACCCTCACCTACGCCCACACCAACACCCACGCCCCCCGCATTACCCACAAAAGACTGCGTCGAGAATTCTCCAATAAAAACCGcgataacaacaacaacaacagcaagcAGCAGCATACCAAAGCAGCCGACGCCGCAGTCGACAGCGGCAGAGAGGAttagcagcagtagcagcagcgaAGTAGATGTAGAAGATCCCGATAGGAAAGCGCAAAAAGAAAATGAGCAAAATGCGCGCGCATCCTTAGCGGCGGAAGAAGtagaagaagaagaggaagAAGACGGCGACGTTGACGTTGACGTTGGAATTGAGGTACCCCGCCCGCGCTTTTACAATACGGGCATCGTCCTTACCCAGGCCCAGCGGAAGGAGTACCCCAaggagcaccagcagcagccgaaCCTCGTCAGAACCACAAAAGAAAAGGAACCCCACTCGGATGTGGACTCCGACACAGACTCCGATGACGGCTGCAAGTTGATTGTGGACGAGAAGCCCGTGTTGCCCGTGGACAAGCCGTTGTCTCTGCGTATGCGCAGCACCCCGCCCCCGGCAGAGGAGCGTCCCAGTCCACCACCCCCAAGGGAACCGACGCCCGCTGTCCGCTGCAGCGTGATCCAGCGCGCACCACAGACCACGTcagcagcagtagcaacaGCAGGACACGCTGTATCCCCGCATCACCATCATTATCAGAATCAGCATCCGGACCATCAGACACCCCAGAGGAGCGTTCTATTGCCCCTAAGTGCCCTCGATCTCGATCAGCTGGGACCGGAGCAGCAGGAGCCCATTGACTATCACGTGCCGAAGCGGCGCAGCCCCAGCTACGACAGCGACGAAGAGTTGAACGCCCGTCGGCTGGAGAGAGCGCGCCAGGTGCGCGAGGCCCGCAGGCGGAACACGATCTTGGCAGCCCGCGTACTGCTGGCCCAGTCGCAGCGCCTGAATCCGCGCCTGGTGCGCAGCCTTCCCGGGATTTTGGCCGCAGCCGCCGGCCACGGACGCAGTAGCAGCAGTTCCGGTGCAGCCGGACAGGGCTTTCAGTCGTCTGGCtttggcagcggcagcagctcgACCGGCTCGGGCAGCGGACAGAACGCCAGCGGTGGTGCTGGTTCGCCGGGAGGCGGCTTTGGGGGTGCTCTAGGCGGCAGCGGAGCCGGAGGCGGTGGCATGGGCGGTGGCCGTGACGGACGAGGCAACTACGGTCCCAACTCTCCCCCCACCGGGGCCCTGCCCCCATTCTACGAGAGCCTGAAGAGTGGCCAACAGAGCACGGCCAGCAATAATACGGGCGCCAGTCAAACATCCGCAGGAAACGGAGCAGGCTCCCACGCAGCCTTCAACGGGAATCCCAACTTTCTTTCCATTCAAAACGCTGCTGCAGCGGCGTACATCATGTCAGCGGGAGCAGGAGTcggtggaggtggaggaggagtagGCGGAGGTGGCGGCTACATCAATTGCGGATCCaacggaggaggaggaggaggtggcaatggcaatgccaATGGAAATGGAGGTGGAGGTACGGTTGGAGGTGGTGGAGCTGCATCATCGGGTGGTATCGATGGTAATAATCTTTTGAACTTCGCCAGTGGCTTGGCCAGTAATCCTAACTATAACGAATCCAATTCCAAATTCCATAATCCAAACTCAACGATGGGTCATCCCTTTTACGGTGGCAATCCTTCAGCGTACGGCATCATACTGAAGGACGAGCCGGACATCGAGTACGACGAGGCAAAGATCGATATCGGCACCTTTGCGCAGAACATCATCCAGGCGACGATGGGCAGTTCCGGGCAGTTCAATGCCAGCGCCTACGAGGACGCCATCATGTCGGATCTCGCCAGCTCGCAGTGCCCCAACGGCACTGTGGATCCACTGCAGTTTACGGCCACGCTGATGCTCAGCTCACAGACGGACCACCTGCTGGAGCAGCTCTCGGATGCCGTCGATCTGAGCTCGTTCCTGCAGCGGAGCTGTGTGGACGACGAGGGCTCCACCAGTCCGCGGCAGGACTTTGAGCTCGGCTCGACGCCCTCCCTGACGCCCGACTCGGTGTCGGTGACGCCCGTGGAgcatcaccatcatcatcaccatAGCAGTCACCAGACAGCGAGCACCTCCCAGCTGGATGCCCTCCACGAGAATCTGCTGACGCAGTTGACCCACAATATAACACGCAATGGCGTTAactcccagcagcagcaacagcagcagcagcaacagcacgtgcaacagcagcagcacctgcagcagcagcagcagcagcagcatgtgcaacagcagcatgTCCAGCAGCACGTGCAGCATGTGCAACAGCCGCCGCCTTCGTACCAGCATGCCACCAGAGGCCTGCAAATgatgcaacaacaacagcagcagtcgcAGCACGGCAGCTACCAGCAGCAGTCGGCGCTGATgtcacagcagcagcagcagcagcagctgctcagccagcaacagcaacagtcgcaccaccaacagcagcagcaacatgcCGCCGCCTACCAGCAGCACAATCTGTATGCtgcccaacagcagcagcagcaccaccagcagcaacaacagcagcagcaacaccagcaTCATTCGCACCACCAATtccaccagcaacagcagcagtcgcACCACTCTCACCATTCGCACCACCACGACAACAGCAACATGTCGCTTCCATCGCCCACGgcagcggctgctgctgccgccgcggccgccgctgctgctgctgcagcagccgTTCATCTAGCGCGTCCcatgagcagcagcagcagctccggtacgaacagcagcagcagcaacagcagcatggATGCTAacgcagcggcagcggctgcCGCTGCGCTGCTCGACACAAAGCCACTCATCCAAAGC TTGGGCCTGCCGCCGGATCTACAGTTGGAGTTTGTGAATGGCGGACATGGCATCAAGAATCCACTGGCTGTCGAGAATGCCCATGGTGGCCATCACCGGATACGCAACATCGATTGCATTGATGATCTCAGCAAGCACGGCCACCAttcccagcagcaacagcagcagcagcaatcatccccccagcagcagcagacgctccagcaacagcagcagcagcagcagcaatccctccagcagcaacatcagcagcagctccagcatcACAGCAGTGCCAGCAGCAATGCCAGTAGCCACGGCTCCGCGGATGCCCTCTGTATGGGGGGATCTGGATCGGCCAGCCAGGCCGGTGATGATTCTGTAGTCAATGGAAAGTTCGTTTGCCGTGTGTGCATGAAAACGTTCTCGCTGCAGAGGCTGCTCAATCGGCACATGAAGTGCCACTCGGACATCAAGCGGTACCTGTGCACGTTCTGTGGCAAGGGATTCAACGATACCTTCGATCTGAAGCGGCACACGCGCACCCACACGGGCGTCCGACCGTACAAGTGCAATCTGTGCGAGAAGAGCTTCACGCAGCGCTGTTCCCTCGAGTCGCACTGCCAGAAGGTGCACAGTGTCCAGCATCAGTATGCTTATAAAGAGCGTCGCGCCAAG ATGTACGTATGCGAAGAGTGCGGCCACACGACCTGCGAGCCAGAGGTGCATTATCTGCATCTGAAGGATCTGCATCCGTTCTCGCCGGCGCTCCTTAAGTTCTACGATAAGCGGCACTTCAAGTTCACCAATTCGCAGTTTGCCAACAATCTGCTCGGACAGCTGCCAATGCCTGTCCACAATTGA